The following are encoded together in the Drosophila willistoni isolate 14030-0811.24 unplaced genomic scaffold, UCI_dwil_1.1 Seg169, whole genome shotgun sequence genome:
- the LOC124460999 gene encoding uncharacterized protein LOC124460999: MIPIDLLADEAKAIAVAVSRGTPKKGASSEARIRSLVTWQRHWDASSKGRWTHLLIPTVTDAADHICTGLGMSMNPFAWSAAAAQSKTQNISCLNASGSITSDKGWQT; the protein is encoded by the exons ATGATCCCAATCGACCTACTTGCCGATGAAGCCAAGGCGATCGCCGTAGCTGTCAGCCGCGGCACACCCAAAAAAGGAGCCAGCTCTGAGGCGAGAATTCGGAGTCTTGTGACTTGGCAAAGACACTGGGATGCCTCTAGCAAGGGAAGGTGGACCCATCTCCTCATCCCAACG GTCACGGATGCTGCAGATCATATCTGCACCGGTTTGGGCATGAGCATGAACCCTTTTGCTTGGTCTGCGGCAGCAGCACAGTCGAAGACGCAAAACATATCCTGTTTGAATGCGTCAGGTTCAATAACGAGCGACAAAGGGTGGCAGACCTGA